From a region of the Triticum aestivum cultivar Chinese Spring chromosome 7D, IWGSC CS RefSeq v2.1, whole genome shotgun sequence genome:
- the LOC123164721 gene encoding beta-carotene isomerase D27, chloroplastic has translation MEATALVLLPHSHSGLTARAPPCVGGRGVSCVTKKSYVRRIKRSSTVRGVMARPQEATLARVPAPAPTRPVRETAAATTTTTVYHDTWFDNLAIGYLSRKLQEASGIKNGKHGYQGLIEAAVTISRIFRLDTQCEIVASALERAMPSYIVTMIKVMMPPSRFSREYFAAFTTIFFPWLVGPCEVRESEVDGTREKNVVYIPKCRFLESTNCVGMCTNLCKIPSQKFMQDSLGVSVYMSPNFEDMSCEMIFGQQPPEDDPALKQPCFSTKCIAKQDYGVSC, from the exons ATGGAGGCCACCGCACTTGTGCTCCTCCCTCACAGCCACAGCGGCCTCACGGCCAGAGCACCCCCATGCGTGGGCGGAAGAGGTGTCTCCTGCGTGACGAAGAAGAGCTACGTGAGGAGGATCAAGCGGAGCTCCACGGTGCGAGGGGTCATGGCGAGGCCACAAGAAGCGACGCTAGCTCGGGTCCCGGCACCGGCGCCAACAAGGCCGGTGAGGGAGACGGCCGCggccacgacgacgacgacggtgtaCCACGACACCTGGTTCGACAACCTGGCCATTGGCTACCTCTCCAGGAAACTTCAAGAAGCTTCCG GGATAAAGAacggaaaacatggctaccaaggGTTAATAGAGGCCGCGGTGACAATCTCCAGAATCTTCAGGCTCGACACACAGTGCGAGATTGTGGCCAGCGCTCTCGAACGAGCAATGCCAAGCTACATCGTCACAATG ATAAAGGTGATGATGCCGCCTTCAAGATTTTCCAGGGAGTACTTTGCTGCCTTCACCACCATATTCTTCCCTTGGCTGGTTGGACCATGTGAG GTCAGGGAATCTGAAGTCGATGGAACGAGAGAGAAGAATGTGGTGTACATCCCCAAATGCAG GTTTCTGGAAAGCACCAACTGTGTCGGTATGTGCACGAACCTTTGCAAGATCCCATCCCAGAAGTTTATGCAAGATTCACTCGGAGTTTCTGTGTACATGTCACCCA ATTTTGAAGACATGAGCTGCGAGATGATCTTTGGACAGCAACCTCCTGAAGATGACCCAGCACTGAAGCAGCCCTGCTTCAGCACGAAAT GTATCGCGAAGCAGGACTATGGTGTGAGTTGCTAG